CGACTTCGTGGCCGCCACGGGCGTCAAGCTGCGCGTCGTCGACGCCGCCGACCGCTTCCTCAAGGCCCTGGACGGCGTCAGCGACCCCGAGGAGAAGCGCAAGATCATCGGGCGCGAGTTCATCCGCGTCTTCGAGGACGAGCAGCGCGCGATCATGGCCGACGGCCCGGTCGACTTCCTGGTGCAGGGCACCCTCTACCCCGACGTGGTCGAGTCGGGCGGCGGCACCGGCACCGCCAACATCAAGTCCCACCACAATGTCGGCGGCCTGCCCGAGGACCTCCAGTTCGAGCTGGTCGAGCCGCTGCGCACGCTGTTCAAGGACGAGGTGCGCCGGGCGGGCGAGGAGCTGGGCCTGCCGGCCGCCATGGTGTGGCGGCAGCCGTTCCCCGGTCCCGGCCTCGGCATCCGCATCGTGGGCGAGGTCACCCGCGAACGGCTCGACCTGCTGCGCGAGGCCGACGCGATCGCCCGCGAGGAGCTGTCGCGCGCCGGCCTCGACCGCGACATCTGGCAGTGCCCGGTCGTGCTGCTCGCCGACGTGCGCTCGGTGGGCGTCCAGGGCGACGGCCGCACCTACGGTCACCCGGTGGTGCTGCGCCCGGTGACCTCCGAGGACGCGATGACCGCCGACTGGGCGCGGGTGCCCTACGACGTGCTGTCGCGCATCTCCACCCGCATCACCAACGAGGTGCGCGAGGTCAACCGGGTGGTGCTCGACGTGACGAGCAAGCCGCCGGGCACCATCGAGTGGGAGTGACGCCCGGCGGCTGCCCCGGCCCGCCGCGCGACATGCTCGACCGGATCGCCGGCGGGTGGCCGATCCAGATCCGCCTCGCGGCCGCCGCGGCCGCCGCCTGACCGGAGCGGGTCAGGCGGCGGCGCCGAACCAGCGCGCCAGCGCGGCGCGCAGGGCCTCCCGCTCGCCGGAGCCGGGGCGTGCGGAGTCCGTCGCCCAGGCGACGTAGCAGTCCGGCCGCAGGAGCAGCGCGGCGGGCGACCGGTGGGCAGGCCGGCCGGAGCCGACGTCAGCGGTGGTGCCGCTGTCGGCGGTGGTGCCGGCGGCGGGCCTGCGGGGGCGGGCGGCGACGGCGTCCACGCGGTCGGCCCAGCCCGGCAGCTCCTTGGCCAGGGACGCGTCGTCGGTCAGGTCCAGCAGCAGCGGCCGGGCACCGCGCGTCAGCTCGGCCAGCCGGACGGGTCCCGACGGCAGGTCCAGCACCAGGTCGGGAGCCCACCGGCCGGTCAGCGGGTGGGTGTCGCCCGGGCCCGTGGCGTAGCGGATGTCCCCGCCCGCCATCAGGTCCACGACGCGGCGGACTGCGTCCCCGTCGCCGAGCAGCTCCGCGAACAGCTCGCGCAGCGCCGTGACCTCGGCGCCCGGAGCGATCAGCGCCGCCTGCGCCTGGGTGTGCATGACGACCCGCTGCGCGACCGGTCGCCGCTCGCTCTCGTAGCTGTCCAGGAGCCCCGGCGGGCCCCAGCCGTGGATCTCGGCGGCCAGCTTCCAGCCCAGGTTCACCGTGTCCTGCAACCCCAGGTTGAGGCCCGGCCCGCCGATCGCGCTGTGCACGTGGGCGGCGTCACCGGCCAGCAGGACCCGCCCCTCCCGGTAGCGGTCGGCCAGCCGCGTGTTGCCCCCGGCCAGCCGGCGCATCAGGTGCGGTCCAGCGCCCGCGGGCGGGTCGAGCGGCAGGTCCACGCCGAGCACGCGGCGGACGCTCCCGCGCAGTTCGTCCAGCGTCATCGGCGCCTGCTCCACGGACGGCTCCCACTCAAGGGTGGTGACCAGCGCCGGCCGGGCGGGGAACGGCGCGTACGCGAACAGCCCGCGTTCGGTGCGGTGGTGCGTGAACGGCGGGACGACGCCGTACCCGGGCACGTCCAGTCCGCCCGTGCCGGGGTCGACCAGCTCGGCCGGGACGGTGACGTGGGCGGTCCGCGAGACCGTGTCATCCCTCGTCACGCCGGGGAAGCCGATGCCGGACAGCTTGCGCGTCACGCTGTGCCCGCCGTCCGCCCCGACCAGGTAGCGGGCGCGCAGCCGGTAGGCGCCGGCCGGCCCCGAGATCTCGACGGTGACCGAGGCGTCGTCCTGCGACAGCCCCACCACCTCGTGCCCTCTGCGGATCTCGACGCCCAACTCGGCCGCGCGCCGTTCCAGCACCTCCTCGATGCGGAGCTGTGGCACGGGGAGCGTGTAGAGGGGGTTGTCGTCCAGCGCCGTGAGGTCCAGCGGCAGCGCGCCGAACATGAAGTGCGGCGCCGGTCGCGGCGGCTCCGGGTCACCGCTCAGCCGCTCGTGCAGACCGCGGCGGTCGAGCATGCGCACCACCTGGCCGACCAGGCCGTTGGCGCGGTTCTCCGTGGTACGGGCGGGCAGGCGTTCCAGCACCACCGGCCGCACTCCGGCGAGCCTCAGCTCGCAGGCCAGCATCAGCCCGTTCGGGCCTCCTCCGGCGATGACGACGTCAGCGGACATGATGGTCCTCCTTGTTCGGTGCCGTTGTTCGGTGTCGTTGGATGAGGCCGCCGCCGGGCATGGCGCATCACCCCGGCCGCGGCCGGGGTGGCCGCAGGGGTGCGTCAGAAGGCCCGGCAACTGTGCTTACGGGCAGCTCAGGGGCATGGTCGAAGCGGGCGCGTCAGGGGCGGGATCGAGGCGTGGCCGCGCGGTCGAGGAGAGACGATGGTGCCGGGTGGAGCGGCCAGGAGCTTCGGGGTCGAGGGCGCGGTCAGGGTTGGGGGAGTCCGGCCGCGAGCTGGCCGAGCGCGTCGTGCAGCAGGGCGGCCATCGAGACCGGCGTCTCGGCGCGCAGCCACTGGTCGGTGGCGACCGTGATGGCCGCTCCCACCGCGCCGGCCACCAGGCGCGGGTAGAGGTCACGCGCGACGTCGGTGCCGGTGCGATCGGCGATCGCGGCGGCCAGTTCGGCCTCGGCCGCCACGCCGGCCTTGACGAACTCCGCCTGCAACGCCGGCTCGGTGACCATCAACCGGACCCCGGCCAGCCACTGACCGGAAGCCCCCTCCGGCCCTGAGCCCTCACCACCGGAGTCGCCGCCAGTGGAGCCCTCGCCACCGGAGCCCTCGTCCTCCATCGCGAACCGGGTCAGCACCGCGCTGGTGACGGCCTCCCACAGGGGCTTGCCGGCGGGCTGCGCGCGCAGCTCGGCCGCGATCAGCCGGGCCCGGTCGAGGTGCCGGGCCGCGATGGCCTCGCCCTTGCTGGCGAAGTAGTTGTTGAAGGTACGGGTGGAGACGCCGGCCTCGGCGGCGATGTCCTCGACGCGCACGTTGTCCCACCCCCGCTCGACGGTCAGCCGGATGGCCGCCCAGCTCAACGCGATGCGGGTCTGCTGCTTCTTGCGCTCCCTCAGGCTCGTGCGCCCAGCGTCCTCGTCTCCCACGATGACAACGATAGCAAAAACTTACGCGATCAGAAAAGATGCGTGTTCGGCAATTTTTCTTCGACGGTCTCCCGCCGGCGGCCCCGTCGTAGCGGGCGTACCAGGGAGGCCGCCAGCAGCGGGAGGAGCAGCATCCCGATGTGGATGGGCGCCGCCATGTACCGGAAGTCCTGGGCCGAGATGTTGGCCAGGATGGCGAGCTGCTGCCCCACCACCACCGCCGCCACGGCCGGCACGTACCTGTTGCGCAGCGCCCACGCCGCCAGCCCCACCGCCAGGTACGACACGTACGACCAGAGCGCTCCCCGCCAGATGAGCCAGTCGTAGCGCGGAGCCGCCGCGGTCACCAGCCACCAGTCGGCCACCTCGTACAGCTCCTGCGAGATCGGCCGCGACGAGAACAGGTGCCGCTCGGGGAAGTCGGGCACCTTGTCCGGGCCGACGTAGGTCTCGGCGGTCGGCCGGCGGGAGAAGTGGTAGGTCTCCCCGCCGACGGCCCACTCGTCCTGCGTGATCTTCCAGGCGATGGCGCCCCTGCAGAGCCGGGCGTCCACGACGAGGCCGGGCCGCTCCAGCAGCAGGCGTTTCCAGAGGTCCAGCAGCTCGCCCGCGTGCGCGTCGGCCTGCTGCCAGTTGAAGTCGTTCCGCCAGATCAGCGGGTTGATGGTGTGGCAGGTGCCGCCCTCCGTCCAGCGCGGCAACGGTGCCACGGCCGCCATGACGGCCCGGTCCCGGTAGCCGAACAGCTCCGGATGCCCGCGGTAGAGCACCGCGACGTCGCCGAAGGCCGTGTGGTACACGTACGTCTTCGACGGGGCGGCGATGCCGACCAGCGGGAACACCAGGTTGGTGAGCAGGAGGGGGACGGCCGCCGCGACCGTGCCGACGAGCGCCAGCCGTACCCTCATGACCTTGACCACCAGCACCAGCACGACGACGGCGACCGCCACGATCAGGAAGCCGTTCGCCCGGAACAACCCCAGCGCCGTCATGAGCACGCCGAGACCGGCCAGCCGCCCGACGGTGACGGTCCGCGCCGCAGCCATGCCCGCGCACGACGCCGCGATCGCCACCACGCACAGCGTGAACGGCACGTCCTTCCACAGCGTGACCGCGAACGCGCCGACCGGAGGCAGGAACGGCATCAGCACGGCGACCGCCGTCGTCGAGCGCGGGGGCGCGCCGAGCGCCCGCAGGGCGGTGGCCAGGTAGGTGAGCGTGGCGGCCATGGCCGTGGTCTGGAGCAGGGTCACCAGGCCGAGGTCGCCGCTGACGCGGACGCTGAGCCACAGCAGGGCGTCGTAGACGACGGAATGGTCGCTCACCCAGGGACCGGCCATGGTGTGGCTCAGGTAGAGCACCGAGTCCCGGCTGAACAGGCCAGGATGGTAGGCCAGCCACCAGCACACGAGCACAGCCTGGATGGCGAGGAATGTCGCGAGCGTCCCCGGTCGCGATGCCTTCGCGTTCTGCATGACTCCAATCCCGGCCAGCGGGACCCATACCCCGGCCTACGGGTAGCTGACCCCTGCTTCGAGCCTCCTGCCGCCGAGCAGCGTGGGCACCGTGACCAGGTGATACCCGCGCTTCTTCAGCTCCTTGACGATCGACGGCATCGCCTTGACGGTCTGCGGGACCACATCGTGCATGAGGATCACCCCGTCACGCCCGGCCAGCCGGAGCACGGCCGCCTTGATCCGCTTGGCGTCCCGCAGCTTCCAGTCGAGCGTCGTGCCCGTCCACATGACCTGCGCGAGCCCCTGTTCGCCGGCCAGGCGCAGCACCCGCTCGTCGGTGTGCCCGTACGGCGGGCGGAACATCGTCACCCGCCGGCCCGTGGTCTCTTCGATGATCGTCTGGGTGACGCGCAGCTCGTCGAGGATTTCGCTGTCGTTCGAGGACGTCAGGGACTGGTGGCCGTAGGTGTGGTTGCCCACCGCGTGGCCCTCGGCGGCGGTCCTCCTGGCGATGGCCGGGAACTCCTCGACGTGCTTGCCCATGAGGAAGAAGGTGGCCTTGACCTTCTCCTTCTTCAGCACGTCCAGCAGGGCCGGCGTCTGCTCGCCCGGGCCGTCGTCGAACGTCAGCGCGATGCACTTCACCTTCGCGCAGTCGACCTTCGCCTGCGCCCCGGCCTCCGGAGCACCACTCATCACCAGCGAAACCGCTAGTAACCCCTGAATCACCACAGGTGCCACCTTATGGCGAAAGCGCACCTTGTGCGGCCCTGTGCCGGCCGCCTGTGCGCTGTCAGCGGATCGTGACCAGGCGGGTGAACTCGGCCGGCAGGTCGTAGCCGTCCCACACGCGCTGGAAGCCGAGCGCCTCACCGATCGGCACCATCCGGTCGACGCCCCGCCCCGCCAGCGCACCCGCCAGCTCCGCCAGTTGGGCGCGCGAGAAGCCGAAGTGGGTCATCGTCTGGTCGGCGCGCCGCACCAGGCGGACCAGCTCGGCCGGAGAGGCGATCCGGGCGTGCGCGAACGTGCCCGTGCCCAGCCGGCGCCGCGGCGCCGCCTCCGGCGCGGTGAGGACGACGCCGGTCACCGCGTTGCCGTGGAAGCCGATGGACCGCGCCACGCCGTCGGCGGCCAGGCCGTACGTGGCGACCCGCTTCTCGACCGCCATCGCGGCGTCCACCGTCCAGCCCCGCCGCGCCACCGCCCGCGCCAGGCACGTGGTGAAGTCGTCGCGGGCCGCGTCGCAGTCGGCGGGCACGCCGACCCAGAAGACGGTACGGGGTGACGAGCAGGCCGCCTGGTCGAACCAGTAGGCGTCGGCGGCGAATCCGTCGGCCACCGCCTCGCGGGTGCCCGCCGGCGCGGCCAGCCAGGCCGAGGCCAGGACGAGCGCGAACGACGACCGGTCGGGGAAGGTCAGGTCGCGCGCGTGGGGCGCGAGCGGATGGCGCCGCACCTCGTCGACGGTGCGGTCGCCGCCCCAGATCACCCGCAGGTCGCAGGCCGCCGACAGGCTGGCGGTGATGGCGTCGGAACGGGTGTAGGAGACGATCCGCTGGGTCGCGGCGACGGCCTCGGACACCGCCCCGCCGGACTCGTCGAGTGTCTCCTGCAGGGCCCGCAGGAGCACCGAGGCCACCGGGCCCGCCCTGGTCGAGAGCCGGACCACGTTGCGGTTGCCCATCAGGGCGGACAGGGCCCAGGAGTAGACGAAGACGGTGTCGACGTTCGCGGGCGGAACGTGGAACACCAGGCCGCGCGGCACCCGTACGTACTCGCCGCCGCGCACCGCCTCGACGGTCCGCGCGAGCTCGCGCGGCCGCAGGAAGAAGCCGAGGGAGGCGAGCTCGGGGTGGCGGCGCGCGAGCTCGGGACGCAGCAGCCGCCGCCCGAACGCGACGAGGAAGTCACGCACCCGCTCGTCTCCGGCACCGAGCAGGCCCGCCCCGGTCAGGCCCGCGAGCAGCCCACCGACACCCACCGACGCCCCCTCGGGAAACCGCACCGCCACCTCATCACCACCACCGGTGGGATGGCCGGCGGGCGGTCGGTCGCCGGGGGCGTCGCCCGAGGGTCCAACCATCAGGCCGCCACCTGCCCGAAGGTGTCGCTGCACCCGCGCGTCTCGGCCCGCGGCAGCCGCCCCAGCACCGAGAACCGCTTGCCCGGCCACACCCCGTCGTCCACCCCGTGCACCACCCCGAGGTCCTCGGTCAGCAGCACGTGACCCGGATAGGACGTCGGCAGCGTGCTCACCACCTCGATCAACCCCGACACGCCCGGCGGCGCCTCCTCCCACGTCTCCGGATCGCGGATCACCACGTTGGCGAAGTCGGGACAGTAGAGCCCGTCACCGTCGGGCCCTTCGAGGAAGACGGTGCCGATCTGCTCCACCATGCCGTAGAAGTCATGGATCCGGGTCAGCCCGCACTCCTCGCCCAGCCGCGCGCGGAAGGCGGTGTTGTCGACGGCCTGGTCCGCCAGCTTCTTCCACCCCCCGGAATGGATCAGCACCCCGTGGGACAGGTCGAGCCGCAGCTCCCGCAGGTAGAGCCAGGCCATGAAGGTGAACCCGAAGATCAGGAACGGTTCGCGGCCGTGCCGCGCCAGGAAGCCCTCGACCGCCCGCCCGTCGAGCCCGCCCCCCTCGTCGAGCGCGAACGTGTGGTCGCGGCCGAAGTTCATCATCCCCAGCACCCCCGCGCCGCGGGCGCTCAGCGCCGGGTCGCGGGTCACCGACCGGCTGTCGACGATGAGCATCGGCAGCCGCCGCCCGCCCAGCACCGCCCGCAGCGTCGCCGCCAGCATGCGCGGCTGCGCCGCCGCCGCCTCGCGGTCGAGGTAGACACGGCTGGGCGCCTGCCCCGTGGTGCCGCTGGACGTGAGCACCCTGAACACCCGCTCCTCGGGCACGCTGCGCAACTCGTGCGTCTTGAACAGCCGCACCGGCAGCCACGGCAGGTCCGCCACCCGCTCGTACGGGCCCGACGCCCCGATCGCCGCCAGGATCCGCCGGTACGGCGGGCAGTCGCGCCGATGCCGCTCGGTCAGCTCGGCCAGCCGGGGCAGCAACGCCGCCTCCCGCTCGGCCTCGGTCAGCCGGAAAACGCTCATCCCACCCCTCCGCCCGCCTTCCGCCGAGCCGCCACGACCGGGCTCACGTGCGGGACTCCAGGGCGCGGTAGTCGATCTTGCCCGTGGTGAGCAGCGGCAGCCGGTCCACCGCCCGCACGTCGAAGCCGCTCCAGTGCAGCCGCAGCTCCGTGCCCAGCCGCCGGGCCAGCCGGGCGCACCCGTCGCGGTCGAGGCCCTCGGCCCACACCGTCACCCGGTCGTCGCCGCTCGTCGCCGCCACCGGGCCGCAGCCGCGCAGCAGCCCCTCCACGTCGTCGAGGTTGACCCGCACCCCGAAGATCTTGGCGATGCGCTTCACCCGGCCCGTGAGGTGGAGGAAGCCCTCGTCGTCGAGGTGACCGAGGTCGCCGGTGCGCAGCACGCCGCCCAGGTCGTCGCCCCGCGCCAGGTCGGCGGCCGTCTCGGCGTAGCCCATCATGACGTTGGGCCCGTGGTAGACGACCTCGCCGTCCTCGACGGCCAGGCGCCCGCCCGGCACGGCCTGCCCGCACGAGCCCGGCTTGTCGGCCAGCCGCTCCGGGGCCAGGACGGAGATGCGGGCGGTCGCCTCGGTCTGGCCGTACATGACGAAGAACCGCCCCGCCTTGGCGGCGAACTCGCCGACCAGCTCGGCGCGCAGCCGCCCGCCCGCCTGGGTCATCGTGGCGAGCTTGGGGTGCTCGGCCGGGTCGAAGCGGAGCCTGCGCAGCATCTCGTACTGGTAGGGGACGGCGGCCAGCGACGTGCAGCCGTGGGCGTCGAGGTGGGTCCAGAACGACCGCTCCAGCAGCCCCGCGTCGGTCAGCACCACCGTGCCGCCCGCGGCGAGGTGGCTGTTGAGCACCGACAGGCCGTAGCTGTAGTGGAGCGGGAGACTCGTCGGCGCGACGTCGCCGGGGCCGATCGCCAGGGTGGTGGCGATGGCATGGGCGTTGGCCAGCACGGCCCGCCGGGACAGCCGGACGAGCTTGGGGTTGCCGGTCGATCCCGACGTGGCGAGCAGGACGGCCAGGTCGGGATGGGGGGCGGGCGCCTCGCGGCGGCCACGCGGCGAGCCCTCGACGGCGTGCGCGAAGCCGAACACCGCCGTGGGCCGGAACCTCCTGATCAGCTCGGTCAGCGCGCCGGGGGACAGGTCGGCGTCGAGCAGCGCGACGGGCGTGCGGGCGTGCAGCGCGGCGAGGTAGCGCACCACCGAGGTCAGGTCGTTGCGCATGCCGCAGAACACCGGGCCGGGCGGCAGGCGGGTCAGGACCCGCGCGGCCCGCTCGACCCGGGCGGCCAGCTCGTCGCCCGCGAGCGCGCCCGGCTCGCCGGCGACGACGAGCCGCGCGTCCGGGTGCGGGAATGCGTCCATGGCAGGTCCATCCGTCGTGTCGGCTCTCACAGCACCAGCCCGCCGTCGACGCCGATGACCTGGCCGGTGATGAAGGAAGCGGGCTCGGAGAGCAGGAAGGCCACGGCGGCGGCCACGTCGGCGGGCTCACCGAGGCGGCCGAGCGGGGTCGCCGCGACGGTCGCCGCCCGCGCGTCGTCGCCGAGCGAGGCCAGCATGCCGGTGTCGATGTAGCCGGGGGCCACGGCGTTGACCCGGACACCGGCGGGGCCCAGCTCCTTGGCGGCGGCCACGGTCAGCCCGAGCAGCGCGGCCTTGGTGGCGGCGTAGACGGCCTGGCCCGGCGCGCCGCGCAGACCCATGATCGACGAGACCAGCACCACGGCGGGGCGGGCGCCTCGGCGCAGCAGCCGGACCGCCGCCTGGAGGGTGTTGGCCGCGCCCATCGCGTTGACCTTGAACAGCCGGGACACCGAAGCGGTGGGCGTCATGCCGAGCAGGCCCGGCTCGTGGACGCCCGCGTTGACCACCAGCGCGTCGAGACGGCCGTGACGGCGGTGGATCTCGCGCATCACGGCGGCGATCGCCTCGGCGTCGGCCACGTCGCCGTAGGCGGAGAAGGCGCGGCCGCCGGTCTCGACGGCGACCTCGGCGGCGGCCTTCGCCGCCCGCTCCTCGTCGCGGCCGTGCACGACCACGTCGTGTCCGGCGGCGGCCAGCGTGACGGCCACGGCCCGCCCGATGCCCGTGGTCGAGCCCGTGACCAGCGCCACGCGCGGACCGGCGCCGGCACGCGGCTCAGGAGGAAGCGCCGGCACCGTGCTTCTCCAGCAACCGGACCGCCTTCGTGAACGAGCTCATGTCGATCATCTCGTCGGTGTCGATCATGACGTCGAACTCGTCCTCGATCGCGGCGACCAGCGCCATGTGGGCCAGCGAGTCCCACTGCGGGATCGCCCGGTATTCGAGATCGTCGACATCGGCGCCCGCCGGGAGGCTCAGGGAGGCGCGGAAGACGTCGCGCAGCCGGTCGAGGTGGGTCATCGTCACTCA
The Nonomuraea muscovyensis genome window above contains:
- a CDS encoding polysaccharide deacetylase family protein, which translates into the protein MSGAPEAGAQAKVDCAKVKCIALTFDDGPGEQTPALLDVLKKEKVKATFFLMGKHVEEFPAIARRTAAEGHAVGNHTYGHQSLTSSNDSEILDELRVTQTIIEETTGRRVTMFRPPYGHTDERVLRLAGEQGLAQVMWTGTTLDWKLRDAKRIKAAVLRLAGRDGVILMHDVVPQTVKAMPSIVKELKKRGYHLVTVPTLLGGRRLEAGVSYP
- a CDS encoding acyl carrier protein is translated as MTHLDRLRDVFRASLSLPAGADVDDLEYRAIPQWDSLAHMALVAAIEDEFDVMIDTDEMIDMSSFTKAVRLLEKHGAGASS
- a CDS encoding acyl-CoA reductase produces the protein MVGPSGDAPGDRPPAGHPTGGGDEVAVRFPEGASVGVGGLLAGLTGAGLLGAGDERVRDFLVAFGRRLLRPELARRHPELASLGFFLRPRELARTVEAVRGGEYVRVPRGLVFHVPPANVDTVFVYSWALSALMGNRNVVRLSTRAGPVASVLLRALQETLDESGGAVSEAVAATQRIVSYTRSDAITASLSAACDLRVIWGGDRTVDEVRRHPLAPHARDLTFPDRSSFALVLASAWLAAPAGTREAVADGFAADAYWFDQAACSSPRTVFWVGVPADCDAARDDFTTCLARAVARRGWTVDAAMAVEKRVATYGLAADGVARSIGFHGNAVTGVVLTAPEAAPRRRLGTGTFAHARIASPAELVRLVRRADQTMTHFGFSRAQLAELAGALAGRGVDRMVPIGEALGFQRVWDGYDLPAEFTRLVTIR
- a CDS encoding acyl-CoA-like ligand-binding transcription factor; amino-acid sequence: MGDEDAGRTSLRERKKQQTRIALSWAAIRLTVERGWDNVRVEDIAAEAGVSTRTFNNYFASKGEAIAARHLDRARLIAAELRAQPAGKPLWEAVTSAVLTRFAMEDEGSGGEGSTGGDSGGEGSGPEGASGQWLAGVRLMVTEPALQAEFVKAGVAAEAELAAAIADRTGTDVARDLYPRLVAGAVGAAITVATDQWLRAETPVSMAALLHDALGQLAAGLPQP
- a CDS encoding FAD-dependent monooxygenase; this translates as MSADVVIAGGGPNGLMLACELRLAGVRPVVLERLPARTTENRANGLVGQVVRMLDRRGLHERLSGDPEPPRPAPHFMFGALPLDLTALDDNPLYTLPVPQLRIEEVLERRAAELGVEIRRGHEVVGLSQDDASVTVEISGPAGAYRLRARYLVGADGGHSVTRKLSGIGFPGVTRDDTVSRTAHVTVPAELVDPGTGGLDVPGYGVVPPFTHHRTERGLFAYAPFPARPALVTTLEWEPSVEQAPMTLDELRGSVRRVLGVDLPLDPPAGAGPHLMRRLAGGNTRLADRYREGRVLLAGDAAHVHSAIGGPGLNLGLQDTVNLGWKLAAEIHGWGPPGLLDSYESERRPVAQRVVMHTQAQAALIAPGAEVTALRELFAELLGDGDAVRRVVDLMAGGDIRYATGPGDTHPLTGRWAPDLVLDLPSGPVRLAELTRGARPLLLDLTDDASLAKELPGWADRVDAVAARPRRPAAGTTADSGTTADVGSGRPAHRSPAALLLRPDCYVAWATDSARPGSGEREALRAALARWFGAAA
- a CDS encoding AMP-binding protein, which translates into the protein MDAFPHPDARLVVAGEPGALAGDELAARVERAARVLTRLPPGPVFCGMRNDLTSVVRYLAALHARTPVALLDADLSPGALTELIRRFRPTAVFGFAHAVEGSPRGRREAPAPHPDLAVLLATSGSTGNPKLVRLSRRAVLANAHAIATTLAIGPGDVAPTSLPLHYSYGLSVLNSHLAAGGTVVLTDAGLLERSFWTHLDAHGCTSLAAVPYQYEMLRRLRFDPAEHPKLATMTQAGGRLRAELVGEFAAKAGRFFVMYGQTEATARISVLAPERLADKPGSCGQAVPGGRLAVEDGEVVYHGPNVMMGYAETAADLARGDDLGGVLRTGDLGHLDDEGFLHLTGRVKRIAKIFGVRVNLDDVEGLLRGCGPVAATSGDDRVTVWAEGLDRDGCARLARRLGTELRLHWSGFDVRAVDRLPLLTTGKIDYRALESRT
- a CDS encoding LuxE/PaaK family acyltransferase, whose translation is MSVFRLTEAEREAALLPRLAELTERHRRDCPPYRRILAAIGASGPYERVADLPWLPVRLFKTHELRSVPEERVFRVLTSSGTTGQAPSRVYLDREAAAAQPRMLAATLRAVLGGRRLPMLIVDSRSVTRDPALSARGAGVLGMMNFGRDHTFALDEGGGLDGRAVEGFLARHGREPFLIFGFTFMAWLYLRELRLDLSHGVLIHSGGWKKLADQAVDNTAFRARLGEECGLTRIHDFYGMVEQIGTVFLEGPDGDGLYCPDFANVVIRDPETWEEAPPGVSGLIEVVSTLPTSYPGHVLLTEDLGVVHGVDDGVWPGKRFSVLGRLPRAETRGCSDTFGQVAA
- a CDS encoding SDR family NAD(P)-dependent oxidoreductase, with amino-acid sequence MALVTGSTTGIGRAVAVTLAAAGHDVVVHGRDEERAAKAAAEVAVETGGRAFSAYGDVADAEAIAAVMREIHRRHGRLDALVVNAGVHEPGLLGMTPTASVSRLFKVNAMGAANTLQAAVRLLRRGARPAVVLVSSIMGLRGAPGQAVYAATKAALLGLTVAAAKELGPAGVRVNAVAPGYIDTGMLASLGDDARAATVAATPLGRLGEPADVAAAVAFLLSEPASFITGQVIGVDGGLVL